A portion of the Lolium rigidum isolate FL_2022 chromosome 1, APGP_CSIRO_Lrig_0.1, whole genome shotgun sequence genome contains these proteins:
- the LOC124683764 gene encoding probable methyltransferase PMT26 gives MALGHTRADVRSGSSCLSATIVAVFVGLCLVGVWMASSTLVSPVEFSPFQAASLWRRPTPTPAGAGTEGNTTPDVSPVVDSEKSADEQEEPPAVRQDAVAEPLERTNQQPDEQVVTEPNVEKPDVDQEQESKRDAEVFPDASQAELLNETATDPAQWSTQAAKSDIPDTTTVASTAAASANWKLCDTEAGADYIPCLDNVEFIRKLQHDEHYEHRERHCPEEPPTCLVPLPNGYRSPIRWPKSRDQIWYSNVPHTQLVEFKGHQNWVNISGEHLVFPGGGTQFKYGALHYIDFIQEAKKDVAWGKRTRVILDVGCGVASFGGYLFDRDVLTMSFAPKDEHEAQVQFALERGIPAISAVMGTKRLPFPSGVFDAVHCARCRVPWHIEGGKLLLELNRVLRPGGYFVWSATPVYLKKPEDVEIWEAMSALTRSMCWELVNKVKERINRKGIAIFQKPKDNRCYDARSADANPPLCGEYDNPDAVWNVSLQSCIHKFPTGPAIRGSRWPEEWPLRVEKPPYWLNSSEAGVYGKPAPDDFQADYEHWKRVIRNSYMEGFGIDWNAVRNVMDMKAVYGGFAAALRNMKVWVMNVVPIDSPDTLPIIYERGLFGLYHDWCESFSTYPRSYDLVHANHIFSKVKKRCELLGVIVEVDRIARPGGRLIVRDDMETISEVESIVKSLHWEVRLSYSQDKEGLLFVQKTMWRPNPSSS, from the exons ATGGCGCTCGGCCACACGCGCGCCGACGTCCGGTCGGGCTCCTCCTGCTTGTCCGCCACCATCGTAGCCGTCTTCGTCGGGCTCTGCCTGGTCGGGGTCTGGATGGCCTCCTCCACCCTCGTCTCCCCCGTCGAGTTCTCTCCGTTCCAGGCAGCCTCATTGTGGCGCCGCCCCACCCCAACCCCCGCCGGTGCTGGAACGGAGGGGAACACGACCCCCGACGTGTCCCCCGTCGTCGACTCAGAAAAAAGCGCCGATGAGCAGGAGGAGCCTCCTGCGGTGAGACAGGACGCCGTGGCGGAGCCGCTAGAGAGAACAAATCAGCAGCCTGATGAACAGGTTGTGACAGAGCCCAATGTGGAGAAGCCGGATGTGGATCAGGAGCAAGAGTCCAAAAGAGACGCAGAGGTGTTCCCGGATGCAAGCCAGGCCGAGCTCCTCAACGAGACAGCAACAGATCCGGCACAATGGAGCACGCAGGCCGCCAAGTCGGACATTCCAGATACCACCACGGTGGCGTCAACTGCAGCGGCGAGCGCCAATTGGAAGCTCTGCGACACCGAGGCCGGAGCCGACTACATCCCGTGCCTCGACAACGTGGAATTCATCAGGAAGCTGCAGCACGATGAGCACTATGAGCACCGGGAGCGGCATTGCCCCGAGGAGCCGCCGACGTGCCTCGTTCCTCTGCCGAACGGCTACCGGAGCCCGATAAGATGGCCCAAGAGCAGAGATCAG ATATGGTACAGCAATGTCCCCCATACTCAGCTGGTGGAATTCAAGGGCCATCAGAACTGGGTCAATATCTCCGGGGAGCATCTGGTATTTCCGGGAGGTGGGACTCAGTTCAAGTACGGCGCGTTGCATTACATCGATTTCATTCAGGAG GCAAAGAAAGATGTGGCATGGGGAAAAAGGACCCGTGTAATTCTAGACGTGGGCTGCGGAGTGGCGAGCTTTGGAGGATATCTGTTTGACAGAGATGTTCTTACCATGTCCTTTGCACCGAAAGATGAGCATGAGGCTCAGGTGCAGTTTGCTCTCGAGAGAGGAATCCCTGCCATATCGGCGGTTATGGGCACGAAAAGGCTCCCGTTTCCTAGCGGGGTCTTTGATGCTGTTCATTGTGCACGCTGTAGGGTACCATGGCATATTGAAGGTGGTAAGCTCTTGCTCGAATTGAACAGAGTGTTACGGCCTGGTGGTTACTTTGTGTGGTCTGCGACTCCTGTGTACCTGAAAAAACCCGAGGATGTCGAGATATGGGAAG CCATGTCTGCTCTGACAAGGTCGATGTGCTGGGAATTGGTGAATAAAGTAAAGGAGAGGATAAATCGAAAGGGCATAGCAATTTTCCAAAAACCAAAGGACAACCGCTGCTACGACGCAAGATCTGCTGATGCGAACCCTCCACTGTGTGGAGAATACGATAATCCTGATGCTGTCTG GAATGTTTCGTTGCAGTCTTGTATCCATAAATTTCCCACAGGCCCCGCCATCCGTGGTTCACGGTGGCCAGAAGAATGGCCACTGAGGGTGGAAAAACCACCTTACTGGTTGAACAGCTCAGAGGCTGGAGTGTATGGAAAGCCTGCTCCAGACGATTTTCAAGCAGACTACGAGCACTGGAAGCGGGTCATACGCAATTCTTATATGGAAGGCTTTGGTATTGATTGGAATGCTGTCAGAAATGTTATGGACATGAAAGCTGTATATGGAGG GTTTGCAGCGGCTTTGCGAAACATGAAGGTGTGGGTCATGAACGTAGTTCCAATTGATTCACCCGACACACTCCCGATCATATACGAGCGCGGGCTGTTTGGACTGTACCATGACTGGTGCGAGTCGTTTAGCACCTACCCGAGAAGCTACGATCTTGTGCACGCGAACCATATCTTCTCCAAGGTTAAGAAGAG GTGTGAACTGTTGGGTGTGATCGTGGAGGTGGATCGTATAGCGAGGCCGGGAGGGAGGCTGATTGTTAGGGATGACATGGAGACGATAAGCGAGGTCGAGTCAATTGTCAAATCGCTGCACTGGGAGGTTCGGTTGTCGTACTCTCAGGACAAGGAAGGCCTTCTATTTGTGCAGAAGACCATGTGGCGACCAAACCCTTCTTCCAGTTGA
- the LOC124659209 gene encoding polyadenylate-binding protein 2-like has protein sequence MASHPLLVPIMTPSPLRVAEPAVGSTASLYVGDLEKGVTEGQLYSIFSQVAPVVSLRVCRDIAGRSLGYGYVNFNLREDANRALEYLNFTPINGNSIRVMFSNRDPTLRRNGMANVFIKNLEVNIDNKGLNDMFSSFGTILSSKVATYLNGQSKGYGFVQFTNEKSAMDAINGLNGTVANGKQIFVSLFIRRQERQNVQVGMFTNVYIKNFPKEFTDDNLRQEFAPFGEITSVLVMRDADGSSRCFGFVNYKRSECAIEAIKNLNGKMVNDLIMYVGRAQKKEERQAELKAKFERERNEKFKQLEGLNLYMKNLDDSIGDVHLRNLFENFGEIGSCKVMVDSHGRSKGYGFVSFKTVESVHKAINEMNGKLFGRKRLYICVAQRKEERRAILQMVHPILNQDVTYMNGAATAAMVPLRLSTSIVAHGFTQADITVPSPYNANNNNALASVDAEKQHEILGEKLYSLVEQVEPEFAAKVTGMLLELEKTEVLHLIESASDLRVKISQAIEALQQRKVEEFGDAADLASALSSSNASHDTTDLDSAPSSSSVSDDSAELASAPLSSNA, from the exons ATGGCAAGCCATCCGCTCCTGGTCCCGATCATGACGCCGTCTCCTCTACGTGTGGCCGAGCCGGCGGTAGGCTCGACAGCCTCCCTGTACGTGGGTGACCTTGAGAAGGGTGTCACGGAGGGGCAGCTATACTCCATCTTCAGCCAGGTCGCGCCCGTGGTTTCTCTCCGCGTCTGCCGCGACATCGCCGGCAGGTCATTGGGTTACGGTTACGTCAATTTCAACTTGCGGGAGGACG CCAATCGTGCATTGGAATATTTAAATTTTACGCCTATCAATGGAAATTCTATCCGGGTTATGTTCTCAAATAGGGACCCAACACTACGAAGAAATGGAATGGCAAATGTGTTCATCAAAAATCTTGAGGTAAACATTGACAACAAGGGCTTGAACGACATGTTTTCTAGCTTTGGCACCATTCTTTCAAGTAAAGTGGCCACTTATTTAAATGGTCAATCAAAAGGATATGGTTTTGTTCAATTCACAAATGAGAAATCTGCTATGGATGCCATCAACGGTTTGAATGGCACGGTGGCCAATGGCAAACAAATTTTTGTTAGTCTCTTCATCCGGCGTCAAGAGAGGCAAAACGTTCAAGTGGGCATGTTTACAAATGTGTACATAAAGAACTTTCCGAAAGAATTCACGGATGATAACTTACGTCAAGagtttgcaccatttggtgaaattACTAGTGTTCTAGTTATGAGAGATGCTGATGGGAGTTCTAGATGTTTTGGCTTTGTTAACTATAAGAGATCAGAATGCGCCATTGAAGCTATTAAAAATCTTAATGGGAAGATGGTCAATGATTTGATTATGTATGTTGGAAGAGCTCAGAAAAAGGAAGAACGGCAAGCTGAgctgaaggccaagtttgagcgcgAGAGAAATGAAAAATTCAAACAGCTTGAAGGACTCAATTTGTATATGAAGAATCTAGATGATAGTATTGGTGATGTACATCTGAGAAACTTATTTGAAAACTTTGGCGAGATAGGGTCATGCAAG GTTATGGTAGATTCACACGGAAGGAGCAAGGGTTATGGCTTTGTGTCATTTAAAACTGTTGAATCTGTACACAAAGCT ATTAACGAAATGAATGGAAAGTTGTTTGGAAGAAAACGGCTGTACATTTGTGTGGCTCAACGGAAGGAGGAAAGAAGAGCAATACTACAG ATGGTTCACCCAATTTTGAATCAAGACGTCACATACATGAATGGAGCTGCAACGGCCGCGATGGTTCCCCTACGTCTCTCGACTTCCATTGTAGCCCATGGCTTCACACAAGCTGATATTACTGTCCCTTCTCCATATAATGCAAACAACAACAACGCTCTAGCTTCTGTTGATGCAGAGAAACAACATGAG ATTCTGGGTGAGAAGTTGTACTCGTTGGTTGAACAAGTGGAGCCTGAATTTGCTGCAAAGGTAACTGGGATGCTACTTGAGCTGGAGAAGACTGAGGTCCTTCATCTGATAGAGTCTGCGAGTGATCTCCGGGTTAAGATTTCACAAGCAATAGAAGCTCTGCAACAAAGGAAAGTAGAAGAATTCGGTGATGCTGCTGACCTTGCTTCCGCACTGTCATCCTCGAATGCTTCACACGACACTACCGACCTCGATTCTGCACCGTCGTCCTCGAGTGTTTCTGACGACTCTGCTGAACTCGCTTCCGCGCCTTTGTCATCCAATGCTTGA